In Oncorhynchus tshawytscha isolate Ot180627B linkage group LG06, Otsh_v2.0, whole genome shotgun sequence, the following are encoded in one genomic region:
- the LOC112252027 gene encoding transmembrane gamma-carboxyglutamic acid protein 1 isoform X2, producing MGSVFLPSDLANTVLRRLRRDNGYLLEEIRQGNIQRECREEICTYEEAREAFENDEKTQRFWEEYVRESSGGQQLEGRVHSLYLILPLLLVLLISGVAITVWRCHSRKRSERNPALGHSHRDPTLSLVSMDRWGRDLHDHSELSVNSSPADPGSEVTSARGGRGDPPPSYNEAVGHTDVHIETEPPPQYEDIIGHGK from the exons ATGGGGAGTG tgttCTTGCCGTCGGACCTCGCCAACACAGTGCTGAGGCGTTTGCGCAGGGACAACGGCTACCTGTTAGAGGAGATCCGTCAGGGCAACAtccagagagagtgcagagaggagaTCTGCACATACGAGGAAGCCAGGGAGGCCTTTGAGAACGATGAGAAAACT CAACGGTTCTGGGAGGAGTATGTGCGGGAGAGCAGTGGCGGGCAGCAGTTGGAGGGCAGAGTCCACTCCCTCTACCTGATCCTCCCCTTGCTCCTGGTGCTCCTGATCTCCGGCGTGGCCATCACTGTGTGGCGCTGCCACTCCCGCAAGCGCTCGGAACGCAACCCCGCCCTGGGCCACTCCCACCGGGACCCCACCCTATCGTTGGTCTCCATGGACCGGTGGGGGCGGGACCTCCACGACCACTCGGAGCTCAGCGTCAACAGCAGCCCCGCCGACCCGGGCTCGGAGGTCACGTCGGcgaggggaggcagaggagacCCGCCCCCGTCTTACAACGAGGCGGTCGGCCACACAGATGTGCACATAGAGACAGAGCCTCCTCCTCAGTATGAGGACATCATTGGCCATGGGAAGTGA
- the LOC112252027 gene encoding transmembrane gamma-carboxyglutamic acid protein 1 isoform X3, translating to MGIIVDIDALWGKWTKHPVEMMAYFLVWICGILHCHPSQTDQKESWGVQRFWEEYVRESSGGQQLEGRVHSLYLILPLLLVLLISGVAITVWRCHSRKRSERNPALGHSHRDPTLSLVSMDRWGRDLHDHSELSVNSSPADPGSEVTSARGGRGDPPPSYNEAVGHTDVHIETEPPPQYEDIIGHGK from the exons ATGGGAATAATAGTGGACATTGACGCTCTATGGGGAAAGTGGACTAAACACCCAGTGGAAATGATGGCCTACTTTCTAGTTTGGATATGTGGAATTCT ACACTGTCACCCATCCCAAACAGACCAGAAGGAATCATGGGGAGTG CAACGGTTCTGGGAGGAGTATGTGCGGGAGAGCAGTGGCGGGCAGCAGTTGGAGGGCAGAGTCCACTCCCTCTACCTGATCCTCCCCTTGCTCCTGGTGCTCCTGATCTCCGGCGTGGCCATCACTGTGTGGCGCTGCCACTCCCGCAAGCGCTCGGAACGCAACCCCGCCCTGGGCCACTCCCACCGGGACCCCACCCTATCGTTGGTCTCCATGGACCGGTGGGGGCGGGACCTCCACGACCACTCGGAGCTCAGCGTCAACAGCAGCCCCGCCGACCCGGGCTCGGAGGTCACGTCGGcgaggggaggcagaggagacCCGCCCCCGTCTTACAACGAGGCGGTCGGCCACACAGATGTGCACATAGAGACAGAGCCTCCTCCTCAGTATGAGGACATCATTGGCCATGGGAAGTGA
- the LOC112252027 gene encoding transmembrane gamma-carboxyglutamic acid protein 1 isoform X1: protein MWNSTLSPIPNRPEGIMGSVFLPSDLANTVLRRLRRDNGYLLEEIRQGNIQRECREEICTYEEAREAFENDEKTQRFWEEYVRESSGGQQLEGRVHSLYLILPLLLVLLISGVAITVWRCHSRKRSERNPALGHSHRDPTLSLVSMDRWGRDLHDHSELSVNSSPADPGSEVTSARGGRGDPPPSYNEAVGHTDVHIETEPPPQYEDIIGHGK from the exons ATGTGGAATTCT ACACTGTCACCCATCCCAAACAGACCAGAAGGAATCATGGGGAGTG tgttCTTGCCGTCGGACCTCGCCAACACAGTGCTGAGGCGTTTGCGCAGGGACAACGGCTACCTGTTAGAGGAGATCCGTCAGGGCAACAtccagagagagtgcagagaggagaTCTGCACATACGAGGAAGCCAGGGAGGCCTTTGAGAACGATGAGAAAACT CAACGGTTCTGGGAGGAGTATGTGCGGGAGAGCAGTGGCGGGCAGCAGTTGGAGGGCAGAGTCCACTCCCTCTACCTGATCCTCCCCTTGCTCCTGGTGCTCCTGATCTCCGGCGTGGCCATCACTGTGTGGCGCTGCCACTCCCGCAAGCGCTCGGAACGCAACCCCGCCCTGGGCCACTCCCACCGGGACCCCACCCTATCGTTGGTCTCCATGGACCGGTGGGGGCGGGACCTCCACGACCACTCGGAGCTCAGCGTCAACAGCAGCCCCGCCGACCCGGGCTCGGAGGTCACGTCGGcgaggggaggcagaggagacCCGCCCCCGTCTTACAACGAGGCGGTCGGCCACACAGATGTGCACATAGAGACAGAGCCTCCTCCTCAGTATGAGGACATCATTGGCCATGGGAAGTGA